Proteins from a single region of Diaphorobacter limosus:
- the radA gene encoding DNA repair protein RadA, which yields MAKDKTLYTCSECASTSPRWLGKCPGCGAWNTLIETVPEAAPGKNRLSNAAGQYAGLAQAQAVMPLAAIEATEVARTASGVEELDRVLGGGVVEGGVVLIGGDPGIGKSTLLLQAMDALQRRGLPTLYVTGEESGAQVALRSRRLGLDASQVNVLAEIQLEKILATIEATQPAVAVIDSIQTVYSDQLSSAPGSVAQVRECAAHLTRLAKATGIAIILVGHVTKEGALAGPRVLEHMVDTVLYFEGDTHSSFRLVRAIKNRFGAVNEIGVFAMTERGLKGVANPSAIFLSQHAEPVPGSCVLVTLEGTRPMLVEIQALVDGGGPSPRRLSVGLERDRLAMLLAVLHRHAGVACADQDVFVNAVGGVRISEPAADLAVMLAITSSLRGRALPKGFIAFGEVGLAGEVRPAPRGQERLKEAAKLGFTVAVVPKANAPKKPIPGLQIHPVERVDEAMDAVRGLG from the coding sequence ATGGCCAAGGACAAAACCCTCTACACCTGCAGCGAATGCGCCAGCACCAGCCCGCGCTGGCTGGGCAAATGCCCCGGCTGCGGCGCCTGGAACACACTGATCGAGACCGTGCCCGAGGCGGCGCCCGGCAAGAACCGCCTGAGCAACGCCGCGGGCCAGTACGCCGGCCTGGCCCAGGCCCAGGCGGTGATGCCCCTGGCCGCCATCGAGGCCACCGAGGTGGCGCGCACCGCCAGCGGCGTCGAGGAGCTCGACCGCGTGCTCGGCGGCGGCGTGGTCGAGGGCGGCGTGGTGCTGATCGGCGGCGACCCGGGCATAGGCAAGTCCACGCTGCTGCTGCAGGCCATGGACGCGCTGCAGCGCCGGGGCCTGCCCACGCTGTACGTGACCGGCGAGGAGAGCGGCGCCCAGGTGGCGCTGCGCTCGCGCCGCCTGGGGCTGGATGCCAGCCAGGTGAACGTGCTGGCCGAGATCCAGCTGGAAAAGATCCTCGCCACCATCGAGGCCACGCAGCCTGCCGTCGCGGTGATCGACTCGATACAGACCGTTTACTCAGACCAGCTCAGCAGCGCGCCCGGCTCCGTGGCCCAGGTGCGCGAATGCGCGGCGCACCTCACGCGCCTGGCCAAGGCCACGGGCATCGCCATCATCCTGGTCGGCCATGTGACCAAGGAGGGGGCTCTCGCCGGCCCGCGCGTGCTGGAGCACATGGTGGACACCGTGCTGTACTTCGAGGGCGACACGCACTCAAGCTTTCGCCTGGTGCGCGCCATCAAGAACCGTTTTGGCGCGGTGAACGAGATCGGCGTCTTCGCCATGACGGAGCGCGGCCTGAAGGGCGTGGCCAACCCCAGCGCGATATTCCTCTCCCAGCATGCCGAGCCCGTGCCCGGCAGCTGCGTGCTGGTCACGCTGGAGGGCACGCGCCCCATGCTGGTGGAGATACAGGCCCTGGTGGATGGCGGCGGGCCCAGCCCGCGGCGCCTGTCGGTCGGCCTGGAGCGCGACCGCCTGGCCATGCTGCTGGCGGTTTTGCACCGCCACGCGGGCGTGGCCTGCGCGGACCAGGATGTGTTCGTCAACGCCGTGGGCGGCGTGCGCATCAGCGAGCCCGCGGCCGACCTGGCGGTGATGCTGGCCATCACCAGCAGCCTGCGCGGCCGGGCACTGCCCAAGGGCTTCATCGCCTTCGGCGAGGTCGGCCTGGCCGGCGAGGTACGCCCCGCGCCGCGCGGCCAGGAGCGGTTGAAAGAGGCGGCCAAGCTGGGCTTTACCGTGGCCGTGGTGCCCAAGGCGAATGCGCCCAAAAAGCCCATCCCCGGCCTGCAGATCCACCCCGTGGAGCGTGTGGACGAGGCCATGGATGCGGTGCGCGGGTTGGGGTGA
- a CDS encoding DMT family transporter, giving the protein MQSPLPVLALLCNALLWGLSWWPFRSMHAAGLHPLWATAVMYTLVCAVMLVARPGSLGDLLRQPALWLLALNSGINNMAFNWAVTVGDVVRVVLVFYLMPAWLVLLAWRILGERPTPAALARLGLAFGGVALVLVPAGASWGGLLANLSLADALALLGGFTFAVTNVLLRRLHTVPGPARMLAMFAGCMGLGWLAALAGLAAGVVPAFPAFDPRWAAMAAALALLLMLGNWALQYGAARLPTAITGVVMLSEVLFASVSSVLLGAAQLQPRTLAGGALIVLAALWATLQRR; this is encoded by the coding sequence ATGCAATCTCCCCTGCCCGTCCTGGCCCTGCTGTGCAACGCCCTGCTGTGGGGCCTGTCGTGGTGGCCGTTTCGCAGCATGCATGCCGCCGGCCTGCACCCGCTGTGGGCCACGGCCGTCATGTACACACTGGTCTGCGCCGTGATGCTGGTCGCGCGCCCAGGCAGCCTGGGCGATCTGCTGCGCCAGCCGGCGCTATGGCTGCTGGCGCTGAACTCGGGCATCAACAACATGGCCTTCAACTGGGCCGTGACCGTGGGCGACGTGGTGCGCGTGGTGCTGGTGTTCTACCTCATGCCCGCCTGGCTGGTGCTGCTGGCCTGGCGCATCCTGGGCGAGCGCCCCACGCCGGCGGCGCTGGCACGCCTGGGGCTGGCCTTTGGCGGCGTGGCGCTGGTGCTGGTGCCGGCCGGGGCCAGCTGGGGCGGCCTGCTGGCCAACCTGTCGCTGGCCGACGCGCTGGCGCTGCTGGGCGGCTTCACCTTTGCCGTGACCAACGTGCTGCTGCGGCGCCTGCACACCGTGCCCGGCCCGGCGCGCATGCTGGCCATGTTTGCCGGTTGCATGGGCCTGGGCTGGCTGGCCGCGCTGGCCGGGCTGGCGGCGGGCGTGGTGCCGGCCTTTCCGGCCTTCGACCCGCGCTGGGCCGCCATGGCCGCCGCCCTGGCGCTGCTGCTGATGCTGGGCAACTGGGCGCTGCAGTACGGCGCCGCGCGCCTGCCCACGGCGATCACCGGCGTGGTGATGCTGTCGGAGGTGCTGTTCGCCAGCGTGTCATCGGTGCTGCTGGGCGCCGCCCAACTGCAGCCGCGCACCCTGGCCGGCGGCGCACTGATCGTGCTGGCCGCCCTGTGGGCAACGCTGCAGCGGCGCTGA
- a CDS encoding ProQ/FINO family protein codes for MNDPVNDLPTPPAEATPPAAAAEAAAAPHAQPAPRANRRGGRRRFGARREPAAPASAPEGAGEQRPPQPQPRRTHPLLEQLAGWYPHLFGAQFLPLKRGIFHDLMAAHGEAIDKDALKLALAIHTRSTRYLNAVAQGMKRHDLQGQAVEDMAPEHVHHALLEVFRRRKPRDGEDLTATLRRRIAQAFEASGLTREAYDALVRGRDDKANALLDEAFAEVAERDAKAEALARAFEASGATPEQFADMYGMDRRAVTQSLARARRPQAKG; via the coding sequence ATGAACGATCCCGTGAACGACCTGCCGACGCCCCCCGCCGAGGCCACGCCACCCGCCGCCGCCGCAGAGGCCGCAGCCGCGCCGCACGCCCAGCCGGCGCCCCGTGCGAACCGCCGTGGCGGGCGCCGCCGCTTCGGCGCCCGGCGCGAGCCGGCCGCGCCGGCATCCGCACCCGAAGGGGCCGGCGAGCAGCGCCCGCCCCAGCCCCAGCCGCGTCGCACGCATCCGCTGCTCGAGCAGCTGGCCGGCTGGTACCCGCATCTGTTCGGTGCGCAGTTCCTGCCGCTCAAGCGCGGCATCTTCCACGACCTGATGGCCGCGCACGGCGAGGCCATCGACAAGGACGCGCTCAAGCTCGCCCTCGCCATCCACACCCGCTCCACGCGCTACCTGAATGCCGTGGCCCAGGGCATGAAGCGCCATGACCTGCAAGGCCAGGCCGTGGAGGACATGGCGCCCGAGCATGTGCACCACGCGCTGTTGGAGGTGTTCCGCCGCCGCAAACCGCGTGACGGCGAGGACTTGACGGCCACGCTGCGCCGGCGCATCGCCCAGGCCTTCGAGGCCAGCGGCCTCACCCGCGAGGCCTACGACGCCCTGGTGCGCGGGCGCGACGACAAGGCCAACGCCCTGCTGGACGAAGCCTTTGCCGAAGTGGCGGAGCGCGATGCCAAGGCCGAGGCCCTGGCGCGCGCCTTCGAGGCCAGCGGCGCCACGCCCGAGCAGTTCGCCGACATGTACGGCATGGATCGCCGCGCCGTCACCCAGTCCCTGGCGCGGGCACGCCGCCCGCAGGCCAAGGGCTGA
- the glcE gene encoding glycolate oxidase subunit GlcE: protein MDAALSQIIDRVRDSAARQAPLCIRGGGTKDFHGLGAPRHAGEPLDMRPLAGIVSYEPSELVVTALAGTPLAELEALLARHGQCLAFEPPRFAAGGTVGGMVAAGLSGPARASVGAVRDFVLGVEIINGRGELLRFGGQVMKNVAGYDVSRLMAGSWGQLGVITEVSLKVLPVAPAEATLRFDCGQAEALKMLHAWGGQPLPLNASCWLEEGGAGQLYVRLRGARAAVEAACRDMGGEPQDAPNVADDWQACRDQRLPWFAARPADQALWRLSLPQTAPVLPLPAGVAAPLIEWQGGLRWLQAPMHHREALRTLALQVGGSASCFIAAGADGMGDKGIFDANSGALATIHRRLKQAFDPAAILNPGRLL from the coding sequence ATGGACGCAGCCCTCAGCCAGATCATCGACCGCGTGCGCGACAGCGCCGCGCGCCAGGCCCCGCTGTGCATCCGCGGCGGCGGTACCAAGGACTTTCACGGCCTCGGCGCGCCGCGCCATGCGGGCGAGCCGCTGGACATGCGGCCCCTGGCCGGCATCGTCAGCTACGAGCCCAGCGAGCTGGTGGTGACGGCCCTGGCCGGCACGCCGCTGGCCGAGCTGGAGGCGCTGCTGGCCCGGCATGGCCAATGCCTGGCCTTCGAGCCGCCGCGCTTTGCCGCTGGTGGCACCGTCGGCGGCATGGTGGCCGCCGGCCTGTCGGGCCCGGCGCGCGCCAGCGTGGGCGCGGTGCGCGACTTCGTGCTGGGCGTGGAGATCATCAACGGCCGTGGCGAGCTGCTGCGCTTTGGCGGCCAGGTGATGAAGAACGTCGCCGGCTACGACGTCTCGCGCCTGATGGCGGGCAGCTGGGGCCAGCTGGGCGTGATCACCGAGGTCAGCCTGAAGGTGCTGCCCGTGGCGCCGGCCGAGGCCACGCTGCGCTTTGACTGCGGCCAGGCCGAGGCGCTGAAGATGCTGCACGCCTGGGGCGGCCAGCCCCTGCCTTTGAATGCCAGCTGCTGGCTGGAAGAGGGCGGCGCGGGCCAGCTTTATGTGCGCCTGCGCGGCGCACGGGCGGCGGTGGAGGCCGCCTGTCGCGACATGGGCGGCGAGCCGCAGGACGCGCCGAATGTGGCCGACGACTGGCAGGCCTGCCGCGACCAGCGTCTGCCCTGGTTTGCGGCGCGCCCGGCTGACCAGGCGCTGTGGCGCCTGTCCCTGCCGCAGACGGCGCCGGTGCTGCCACTGCCCGCGGGCGTGGCGGCGCCGCTCATCGAATGGCAGGGTGGCCTGCGCTGGCTGCAGGCGCCCATGCACCACCGCGAGGCGTTACGCACGCTGGCCCTGCAGGTCGGTGGTAGTGCTTCTTGTTTTATAGCTGCTGGCGCTGATGGGATGGGCGATAAAGGCATTTTTGATGCCAATTCTGGGGCGTTGGCGACGATACACCGGCGCCTGAAGCAAGCGTTCGATCCGGCCGCCATCCTCAACCCCGGCCGGCTCCTGTAG
- the alr gene encoding alanine racemase: protein MPRPILATIHPAAVQHNLERARRAAPDARLWAVVKANAYGHGIERVFEALRSADGIALLDLAEAQRVRQLGWRGPILLLEGVFEPRDLELCSRLSLWHVVHCEQQIDWLAAHKTQVPQRVFLKMNSGMNRLGFTPGRYRSAWARLNALPQVDEISFMTHFSDADSARGIAHQLQAFEQATQDLPGERCIANSAAILRHGGAAEVRLDWVRAGIVLYGSAPDHPERTAAAWDLQPAMTLASRLIAVQQLQAGDSVGYGSRFMADGPLRIGVVACGYADGYPRHADTGTPVLVGGVRTRTVGRVSMDMITVDLTPVPDAGPGAEVTLWGRAGNGALLPIDEVAQAAGTVGYELMCALAPRVPVTMD from the coding sequence ATGCCGCGCCCCATTCTCGCCACCATCCACCCTGCTGCGGTGCAGCACAACCTGGAGCGCGCGCGCCGCGCGGCGCCCGATGCGCGCCTGTGGGCGGTGGTCAAGGCCAATGCCTATGGCCACGGTATAGAGCGGGTGTTCGAGGCCCTGCGCTCGGCCGACGGCATTGCGCTCCTGGATCTGGCCGAGGCGCAGCGCGTGCGCCAGCTCGGCTGGCGCGGCCCCATCCTGCTGCTGGAGGGCGTGTTCGAGCCGCGCGACCTGGAGCTGTGCTCGCGCCTGTCGCTGTGGCATGTGGTGCATTGCGAGCAGCAGATCGACTGGTTGGCGGCGCACAAGACCCAGGTGCCGCAGCGCGTGTTCTTGAAGATGAACAGCGGCATGAACCGTCTGGGATTCACGCCCGGGCGCTACCGCAGTGCCTGGGCGCGCCTGAACGCGCTGCCGCAGGTCGATGAAATCTCGTTCATGACCCATTTCAGCGACGCCGACAGCGCGCGCGGCATAGCGCACCAGCTGCAGGCCTTCGAGCAGGCCACGCAGGACCTGCCGGGCGAGCGCTGCATCGCCAACAGCGCCGCCATCCTGCGCCACGGTGGCGCGGCCGAAGTGCGCCTGGACTGGGTGCGCGCCGGCATCGTGCTCTACGGCAGCGCGCCCGACCACCCCGAGCGCACGGCCGCCGCCTGGGACTTGCAGCCGGCCATGACCCTGGCTTCGCGCCTCATCGCCGTGCAGCAGCTGCAGGCCGGCGACAGCGTGGGCTATGGCTCGCGCTTCATGGCCGATGGGCCTTTGCGCATCGGCGTGGTGGCCTGCGGCTATGCCGACGGCTATCCGCGCCATGCAGACACCGGCACGCCGGTGCTGGTGGGCGGCGTGCGCACGCGCACCGTGGGCCGCGTCAGCATGGACATGATCACCGTCGATCTGACACCCGTTCCCGATGCAGGCCCGGGCGCAGAGGTCACGCTCTGGGGCCGCGCCGGCAACGGTGCCCTGCTGCCCATAGACGAGGTGGCGCAGGCCGCCGGCACCGTGGGTTATGAGCTGATGTGTGCGCTGGCGCCGCGCGTGCCGGTGACCATGGATTAG
- a CDS encoding cytochrome-c peroxidase — protein sequence MSYPSRSSSLRHALRFALGAVGAAALLAAAPARAQEPVQPIAPAKVTNPAKVELGKKLWFDPRLSRSGFISCNSCHNLSMGGSDNLKTSIGDKWQKGPINSPTVLNSSLNLAQFWDGRAKDLKEQAGGPIANPGEMAFSHDLAVDMLRSIPQYVGEFKRVFGHDKLSIDEVTAAIAAFEETLVTPNAPFDKWLKGDKKAITAQELRGYQLFKNSGCVACHNGPNLGGTSFQKMGLVEPYKTDNPAEGRSAVTGNDAERFNFKVPTLRNVELTYPYFHDGAADTLAEAVDTMGRIQLGKKFTDKENADIVAFLKTLTGDQPKIAMPILPPSSDKTKRPQPFE from the coding sequence ATGTCCTATCCATCCAGGTCTTCCTCTCTGCGACATGCCCTGCGCTTCGCACTCGGCGCAGTGGGCGCCGCTGCCCTGCTGGCGGCGGCCCCGGCGCGCGCTCAGGAGCCCGTGCAGCCGATTGCCCCGGCCAAGGTCACCAACCCGGCCAAGGTCGAGCTGGGCAAGAAGCTGTGGTTCGACCCGCGCCTGTCGCGCTCGGGCTTCATCTCGTGCAACTCCTGCCACAACCTGAGCATGGGCGGCTCGGACAACCTCAAGACCTCGATTGGCGACAAGTGGCAAAAGGGCCCGATCAACTCGCCTACGGTGCTCAACTCCAGCCTGAACCTGGCGCAGTTCTGGGACGGCCGCGCCAAGGACCTGAAGGAGCAGGCCGGCGGCCCGATCGCCAACCCGGGCGAGATGGCCTTCTCGCACGACCTGGCGGTGGACATGCTGCGCTCCATCCCGCAGTACGTGGGCGAGTTCAAGCGCGTCTTCGGCCACGACAAGCTCAGCATCGACGAGGTGACGGCCGCCATCGCCGCCTTCGAGGAAACCCTGGTCACGCCGAACGCGCCGTTTGACAAATGGCTCAAGGGCGACAAGAAGGCCATCACGGCGCAGGAGCTGCGCGGCTACCAGCTGTTCAAGAACTCCGGCTGCGTGGCCTGCCACAACGGCCCCAACCTGGGCGGCACCTCGTTCCAGAAGATGGGCCTGGTCGAGCCCTACAAGACGGACAACCCGGCCGAGGGCCGCTCCGCCGTGACCGGCAACGACGCCGAGCGCTTCAACTTCAAGGTGCCAACGCTGCGCAACGTGGAGCTGACCTACCCCTACTTCCACGACGGCGCCGCCGACACCCTGGCCGAGGCCGTGGACACCATGGGCCGCATCCAGCTGGGCAAGAAGTTCACCGACAAGGAGAACGCCGACATCGTGGCCTTCCTGAAGACCCTGACCGGCGACCAGCCCAAGATCGCCATGCCCATCCTGCCGCCGTCGAGCGACAAGACCAAGCGGCCCCAGCCGTTCGAGTGA
- the glcF gene encoding glycolate oxidase subunit GlcF: MQTQLAPEYQGTPEGQEAEAILRKCVHCGFCTATCPTYQLLGDELDSPRGRIYLIKQVLEGMEPTRKTQAHLDRCLTCRNCETTCPSGVQYGNLVDIGRRIVEEKVPRPAGEAAVRWLLKEGLPSPLFAPAMKAGRAVRGLLPEGLRDKVQPHPPAGAWPRRSHARKVLLLEGCVQPSMAPNINSATARVLDAAGIETVVARQAGCCGAVKFHLNDQDGGRAQMRANIDAWWPYIERGEVECLVMNASGCGVTVKEYGHVLARDAQYADKAARISSLTRDLSELLPGLVPLLKDRVRAAGRAFAYHPPCTLQHGQKLRGGVERHMAALGFTLRVARTESHLCCGAAGTYSVLNPELSRQLRERKLGALGEAFADAPPAAILSANMGCITHLQGGTDIPVRHWVELLDEALLA, from the coding sequence ATGCAAACCCAGCTCGCACCCGAGTACCAGGGCACGCCCGAAGGGCAGGAGGCCGAGGCCATCCTGCGCAAATGCGTGCACTGCGGCTTTTGCACCGCCACCTGCCCCACCTACCAGCTGCTGGGCGACGAGCTGGACAGCCCGCGCGGGCGCATCTACCTGATCAAGCAGGTGCTCGAAGGGATGGAGCCCACGCGCAAGACCCAAGCGCATCTGGACCGCTGCCTGACCTGCCGTAACTGCGAAACCACCTGCCCCAGCGGCGTGCAATACGGCAACCTGGTGGACATAGGCCGGCGCATCGTCGAAGAAAAAGTGCCGCGCCCGGCGGGCGAGGCGGCCGTGCGCTGGCTGCTCAAGGAGGGCCTGCCCTCGCCGCTATTCGCCCCCGCGATGAAGGCCGGCCGGGCCGTGCGCGGCCTGCTGCCCGAGGGCTTGCGCGACAAGGTTCAGCCCCACCCGCCGGCCGGCGCCTGGCCCCGGCGCAGCCATGCGCGCAAGGTGCTGCTGCTGGAGGGCTGCGTGCAGCCCAGCATGGCGCCCAACATCAACAGCGCCACGGCGCGCGTGCTCGACGCCGCGGGCATAGAGACCGTCGTGGCGCGCCAGGCCGGCTGCTGCGGCGCCGTCAAGTTCCACCTGAACGACCAGGACGGCGGCCGCGCGCAAATGCGCGCCAACATCGACGCCTGGTGGCCCTACATCGAGCGCGGCGAGGTCGAATGCCTGGTCATGAACGCCTCGGGCTGCGGCGTCACGGTCAAGGAGTACGGCCATGTCCTGGCGCGCGACGCGCAATACGCCGACAAGGCGGCGCGCATCAGCAGCCTGACGCGCGACCTGTCCGAGCTGCTGCCGGGCCTGGTGCCGCTCTTGAAAGACCGCGTGCGCGCCGCCGGCCGCGCCTTTGCCTACCACCCGCCCTGCACGCTGCAGCATGGCCAGAAGCTGCGCGGCGGCGTGGAGCGGCATATGGCGGCCCTGGGCTTCACGCTGCGCGTGGCGCGCACCGAATCGCACCTGTGCTGCGGCGCGGCCGGCACCTACTCGGTGCTCAACCCCGAGCTGTCGCGGCAGCTGCGCGAGCGCAAGCTGGGCGCCCTGGGCGAGGCCTTTGCCGACGCGCCGCCCGCGGCCATCCTGTCGGCCAACATGGGTTGCATCACCCACCTGCAAGGCGGCACCGACATCCCCGTGCGCCACTGGGTGGAGCTGCTGGACGAGGCATTGCTGGCATGA
- the lplT gene encoding lysophospholipid transporter LplT, giving the protein MKRGFYTIMSAQFFSSLADNALFVTAVELLRSGGSPEWQRAALVPMFALFYVVLAPFVGAFADSMPKGRVMFISNAIKVVGCLMMLFGSHPLLAYGVVGLGAAAYSPAKYGILTELLPASQLVKANGWIEGLTIGSIILGVVLGGQLVAPHVSGLLLGLDMPGIDLGLDLPAEAAILALVPVYVLAAAINLRIPLTGVAMRPMPRQLLVLLRDFWTCNNRLWRDRLGQISLSTTTLFWGVSGNLRYIVLAWAGVALGYSTTQASALVGVVALGTAAGAVLASSYTQLDKATRVLPLGVAMGLVVILMNAIDNIWLAVPFLILLGGLGGFLVVPMNALLQHRGHNLMGAGRSIAVQNFNEQAAILGMGVLYSLFTKWGLSAFGAIAAFGLLVAAVMVVILRWHVYNVRHYPKEMVQLRKIARLDQH; this is encoded by the coding sequence ATGAAGCGCGGTTTCTACACCATCATGTCGGCGCAGTTTTTCAGCTCGCTGGCCGACAACGCCTTGTTCGTGACCGCGGTGGAGCTGCTGCGCAGCGGCGGTTCACCCGAATGGCAGCGTGCCGCCCTGGTGCCGATGTTCGCGCTGTTCTACGTGGTCCTGGCGCCCTTCGTGGGCGCGTTTGCCGACTCCATGCCCAAGGGGCGGGTGATGTTCATCAGCAATGCCATCAAGGTGGTGGGCTGCCTGATGATGCTGTTCGGCTCGCACCCGCTGCTGGCCTATGGCGTGGTGGGGCTGGGCGCGGCGGCGTACTCGCCGGCCAAGTACGGCATCCTCACCGAGCTGCTGCCCGCGTCGCAGCTGGTCAAAGCCAATGGCTGGATCGAGGGGCTGACCATAGGCTCCATCATTCTTGGCGTGGTGCTCGGCGGCCAGCTGGTGGCGCCGCATGTCTCCGGCCTGCTGCTGGGCCTGGACATGCCGGGTATTGATCTGGGGCTGGACCTGCCGGCCGAGGCCGCCATCCTCGCCCTGGTGCCGGTGTACGTGCTGGCGGCCGCCATCAACCTGCGCATACCGCTGACCGGCGTGGCCATGCGCCCCATGCCGCGCCAGCTGCTGGTGCTGCTGCGCGACTTCTGGACCTGCAACAACCGCCTGTGGCGCGACCGGCTGGGGCAGATCTCGCTGTCCACCACCACGCTGTTCTGGGGCGTCTCGGGCAATCTGCGCTACATCGTGCTGGCCTGGGCCGGCGTGGCCCTGGGCTACAGCACCACCCAGGCCTCGGCCCTGGTGGGCGTGGTGGCCCTGGGCACGGCCGCGGGCGCGGTGCTGGCCTCGTCGTACACGCAGCTGGACAAGGCCACGCGCGTGCTGCCCCTGGGCGTGGCCATGGGCCTGGTGGTGATATTGATGAACGCCATCGACAACATCTGGCTGGCCGTGCCCTTCTTGATTCTGCTGGGCGGGCTGGGCGGCTTCCTGGTCGTGCCCATGAACGCGCTCTTGCAGCACCGTGGCCACAACCTGATGGGCGCGGGACGCTCGATTGCGGTGCAAAACTTCAATGAACAGGCGGCCATCCTGGGCATGGGCGTGCTCTACAGCCTGTTCACCAAATGGGGGCTGTCGGCGTTTGGCGCCATCGCCGCCTTCGGCCTGCTGGTGGCCGCGGTGATGGTGGTGATACTGCGCTGGCATGTCTACAACGTGCGCCACTACCCCAAGGAAATGGTGCAGCTGCGCAAGATCGCACGCCTGGATCAGCACTGA
- a CDS encoding glutathione S-transferase family protein: MPVLTLYYAPGTCAQAVRIALEEAQAPHALVRVDFASQQQRTPEYLAVNPKGRVPALATEHGTLTETPALLVYVAQRFAQANLAPSDAFGLARMQEFNSYLASTVHIAHAHRPRAARWADEPEAQAAMQRKVPANMRECFALIERHYLADAAKGPWVLGEQYSVADGYLFTVAGWLKSDGVDIAEFPRVAAHSQRMAQRPAVQRALA; encoded by the coding sequence ATGCCTGTATTGACCCTGTACTACGCGCCGGGCACCTGCGCCCAGGCGGTGCGCATCGCGCTGGAGGAGGCACAGGCGCCCCATGCACTGGTGCGCGTGGACTTTGCCAGCCAGCAGCAGCGCACGCCCGAGTACCTGGCCGTGAACCCCAAGGGCCGCGTGCCCGCGCTGGCCACCGAGCACGGCACGCTGACCGAGACCCCTGCCCTGCTGGTGTATGTGGCGCAGCGCTTTGCACAGGCGAATCTGGCGCCCAGCGACGCCTTCGGCCTGGCGCGCATGCAGGAGTTCAACAGCTACCTCGCTTCCACCGTGCATATCGCCCATGCCCACCGCCCGCGTGCCGCCCGCTGGGCCGACGAGCCCGAGGCCCAGGCCGCCATGCAGCGCAAGGTGCCGGCCAACATGCGCGAATGCTTTGCGCTGATCGAGCGCCATTACCTGGCCGACGCGGCCAAAGGCCCCTGGGTGCTGGGCGAGCAGTACAGCGTGGCCGACGGCTATTTGTTCACGGTGGCCGGCTGGCTGAAAAGCGACGGCGTGGACATTGCAGAGTTTCCGCGCGTGGCGGCGCACAGCCAGCGCATGGCGCAGCGCCCGGCGGTGCAGCGGGCGCTGGCCTGA
- a CDS encoding AmiS/UreI family transporter: MWLGVSLFYVGAVLCLNGLWMRGHIADREIWVINVFVGLVSLAIGLFSIFGPGADAHSIQGGALTLLFAFTYLWVAANRFSGADGRGLGWFSLFVAITAVPVALDTLAGARSLLDWWMGANWAAWALLWALFWLLLARGRDIGCFTGAMCIAQGVLTGWLPGYLLLSGRLY; the protein is encoded by the coding sequence ATGTGGCTGGGCGTATCGCTGTTCTACGTGGGCGCCGTGCTGTGCCTGAACGGCCTGTGGATGCGCGGCCATATCGCCGACCGCGAGATCTGGGTCATCAACGTCTTCGTCGGCCTGGTGTCGCTGGCGATAGGCCTGTTTTCCATCTTCGGCCCGGGCGCCGACGCCCATTCCATCCAGGGCGGGGCGCTGACGCTGCTGTTCGCCTTCACCTACCTGTGGGTGGCGGCCAACCGCTTCAGCGGCGCCGACGGGCGCGGCCTGGGCTGGTTCAGCCTGTTCGTCGCGATTACCGCCGTGCCCGTGGCGCTGGACACCCTGGCCGGCGCCCGCAGCCTGCTGGACTGGTGGATGGGCGCCAACTGGGCCGCCTGGGCTCTGCTGTGGGCCCTGTTCTGGCTGCTGCTGGCGCGCGGGCGCGACATCGGCTGCTTCACCGGCGCCATGTGCATCGCCCAGGGCGTGCTGACGGGCTGGCTGCCGGGCTATCTGCTGCTTTCCGGTCGGCTTTACTGA
- a CDS encoding PEP-CTERM sorting domain-containing protein — translation MSKKLGSMAAAILMTLGTSAYAGAFVNGGFEDGNLNGWTGGGGFWSGGGAPVNPATYAGGPSNNTIMIGGTDPITGANRVYGGGYSVRVNDAVNNRSVSTISQTVNNYTDNSIFFAWNAVLEASHGLADSDYFSLTLRDDTVGTNLVSRAYSSAGSIGSGTSGVTWTKFGNWYSSGWVVEQIDLAALSAVGHDFTLTLLASDCPYGGHAGYVYLDGFGAVNPPTGQVPEPGSLALLGLGFAGLAAARQRQKKAA, via the coding sequence ATGAGCAAAAAACTGGGTTCCATGGCCGCTGCGATTCTGATGACGCTCGGCACATCCGCATACGCCGGTGCGTTTGTCAATGGTGGCTTTGAGGATGGCAACCTCAATGGCTGGACGGGCGGGGGTGGCTTTTGGTCTGGTGGCGGCGCACCGGTTAATCCTGCGACCTACGCAGGCGGCCCGTCCAACAACACCATCATGATCGGTGGTACCGACCCCATCACCGGGGCCAACCGGGTCTATGGCGGCGGTTACTCGGTACGCGTCAACGACGCAGTGAACAACAGGTCTGTCTCGACCATAAGCCAGACGGTCAACAACTACACCGACAACAGCATCTTCTTTGCCTGGAACGCGGTGTTGGAAGCCTCGCACGGCCTCGCGGATTCCGACTATTTCTCTCTTACGCTGAGGGACGATACGGTGGGCACCAACCTGGTGAGCCGCGCCTACAGCTCTGCCGGCTCCATTGGGTCGGGGACGTCCGGCGTGACCTGGACGAAGTTTGGCAACTGGTACTCCTCGGGCTGGGTGGTGGAGCAGATCGACCTGGCGGCACTGAGTGCCGTGGGGCATGACTTCACGCTGACACTGCTGGCCTCTGACTGCCCTTATGGCGGTCATGCAGGTTACGTCTATCTGGATGGCTTTGGCGCCGTGAATCCGCCCACCGGCCAGGTGCCCGAGCCCGGCTCGCTGGCACTGCTGGGCCTGGGCTTTGCCGGCCTGGCCGCGGCCCGCCAGCGCCAGAAGAAAGCCGCCTGA